In Sebaldella termitidis ATCC 33386, one DNA window encodes the following:
- a CDS encoding glycosyltransferase family 4 protein, producing MKIAIVFDDCMRLGGVERVINNLADYFSDNFNYTIEVINYNMNSKKQNFIYNSAVKITDLTIKNTKKDFISKFINKIKMRKKLKKHLEKNKYDIILCMAALSNILVAQVRKGIDAKVIGTEHVPYDGHSLKTKIKRRIFYKNLDALVVLTQEDYDKNAKYFKNVSIIYNSIPDTFKYENYNVESKKILAAGRLTEGKGFDILIKCTREAFEKYPDWNLEILGEGEKKKELGSLIEKYNLSKNITIKNFIDNMEEVMKEYSFFVMTSKYEGFGLVLVEAQATGLPVISFDCKSGPKEIINNNIDGVLVNAENENEMSKAIVSMIEDKEFRKKLSKNAVINSERFRNEKIGNEWKELFEKMIKKKSV from the coding sequence ATGAAAATAGCAATTGTATTTGACGATTGCATGAGATTAGGCGGTGTTGAAAGAGTTATAAATAATCTGGCAGATTATTTTAGTGACAATTTTAATTATACGATAGAAGTAATAAATTATAATATGAATTCCAAAAAACAAAATTTTATTTATAATTCAGCAGTTAAAATCACAGATTTGACAATTAAAAATACAAAAAAAGATTTTATATCAAAATTTATTAATAAAATAAAAATGCGAAAGAAACTAAAAAAACATTTGGAAAAAAATAAATATGATATTATTTTGTGTATGGCTGCTTTGAGCAATATACTTGTTGCTCAGGTGAGAAAAGGGATAGATGCAAAAGTTATTGGGACAGAACATGTACCATATGATGGGCACAGTTTGAAAACCAAGATTAAAAGAAGAATTTTTTATAAAAATCTAGATGCATTGGTAGTTCTTACTCAGGAAGATTATGATAAAAATGCAAAATATTTCAAAAATGTATCAATAATATATAATTCTATACCAGATACTTTTAAATACGAGAATTATAATGTCGAATCTAAAAAAATATTAGCAGCAGGACGGCTTACAGAGGGAAAAGGGTTTGATATTCTGATTAAGTGTACCCGTGAAGCTTTTGAAAAATATCCTGATTGGAATCTGGAAATTCTGGGAGAGGGAGAGAAGAAAAAAGAATTGGGAAGTTTAATAGAAAAGTATAATTTATCTAAAAATATTACAATAAAAAATTTTATTGATAATATGGAAGAAGTTATGAAGGAATATAGTTTTTTTGTAATGACTTCCAAATATGAAGGATTTGGACTTGTTTTGGTAGAGGCACAGGCTACAGGATTGCCGGTTATTAGCTTTGATTGTAAAAGTGGTCCTAAAGAGATAATCAATAATAACATAGATGGTGTATTGGTTAATGCAGAAAATGAAAATGAAATGTCAAAAGCCATAGTAAGCATGATTGAAGATAAAGAATTCAGAAAAAAGCTTTCTAAAAATGCAGTTATCAATTCTGAAAGATTTAGAAATGAAAAAATAGGAAATGAATGGAAAGAATTATTTGAAAAAATGATAAAGAAAAAGTCGGTTTGA
- a CDS encoding glycosyltransferase family 4 protein, whose protein sequence is MNILFLTYQGDVAGSTGSISYLAKGLAERGHNVYVGCRKESLLYEILSKTKVNLIEMKFKSKFDLKNMKHIKEIVNQYNIDIINAQSSKDRYNSIFSKLFYKLPVKIVHTRRQTPKSSGIFFQNWFYNTFTDIIVAVSDEVKEELVKSGIKESRIEVIYNGTPDYKYSAVNPENKEKLLKKYNIEDGEIILGSVSRRKEQDQIIKALALLPKNYRLILIGIHDNEFDNYKPLIEENKLEKRIISLGMITGEETLNHYQIFDIDILASVMEGLSQSLLEAMYLGVPVVATRAAGNISLIKDYENGIFFENGNIEGLASAVKKIIDDENLRKKLIKNGMKTAKEDFSIERVILEYEEKFGLLLGK, encoded by the coding sequence ATGAATATATTGTTTTTAACATATCAGGGAGATGTAGCGGGGTCAACCGGTTCAATATCTTATTTAGCTAAAGGTCTTGCTGAAAGAGGTCACAATGTTTATGTAGGTTGTAGAAAAGAATCTTTATTATATGAGATACTGAGTAAAACAAAGGTAAATTTGATTGAAATGAAATTCAAAAGTAAATTTGATCTTAAAAATATGAAACATATTAAAGAAATTGTAAACCAGTATAATATAGATATTATTAATGCCCAATCTAGTAAAGACAGGTATAATTCAATATTTTCAAAGTTATTTTATAAATTACCAGTAAAAATTGTACATACTAGAAGACAAACTCCGAAAAGTTCTGGAATATTTTTCCAAAACTGGTTTTATAATACATTTACTGATATAATAGTAGCAGTTAGTGATGAAGTAAAGGAGGAACTCGTAAAGTCAGGGATAAAAGAAAGCAGAATAGAAGTTATCTATAATGGGACACCTGATTATAAATACAGTGCAGTAAATCCAGAAAATAAAGAAAAGCTATTAAAAAAATATAATATAGAAGATGGTGAAATTATACTAGGCTCTGTATCCAGGCGTAAAGAACAAGATCAAATAATAAAAGCTCTGGCATTATTACCTAAAAATTACAGATTGATTCTCATCGGAATACATGATAACGAATTTGATAATTATAAGCCTTTAATAGAAGAAAATAAACTGGAAAAGAGAATTATTTCGTTAGGTATGATAACTGGTGAAGAAACGTTGAATCATTATCAGATATTTGATATTGATATTTTGGCTTCGGTAATGGAAGGGCTTTCACAGTCATTGCTAGAGGCAATGTATCTAGGGGTTCCGGTAGTTGCTACCAGAGCAGCAGGGAATATAAGTCTTATAAAAGATTATGAAAATGGAATATTTTTTGAAAATGGAAACATAGAAGGCTTAGCATCTGCAGTTAAGAAGATAATTGATGATGAAAATCTAAGAAAAAAACTGATAAAAAATGGTATGAAAACTGCAAAAGAAGATTTTTCTATTGAAAGAGTTATCCTTGAATATGAAGAAAAGTTTGGGTTATTATTGGGAAAATAA
- a CDS encoding glycosyltransferase, giving the protein MKKICFFNSSKNWGGGEKWHFETAKILWEKGYEIIVLGNINSELIKRCREVGIEVKEIKISNKSFLNLLTVYKVCKFFYQEKISTVIANLPIDMKILSISGLFVKIDKKIYRRGSAIPIKKNFFNKLCLGKLIDEIIVNSYETKNTVIKNMKLSMLDDKITVIHNYFDFEIYENELYEEIQIKRENKLIIGNLARLSKQKGQSNFIEIAKYLKNKNIKFKIYLAGIGELEDELSKQIKHEKLENEIVLLGFIKNVKLFLEKIDVFAFTSVWEGFGYSLVEAMYSNKPIVAYDISSNPEVLEGYLGAKLVKIYDNKNFAEQILEVNEMKEKLKNKKIGEEFVKKKFDKKKIIDEIIGIL; this is encoded by the coding sequence ATGAAAAAGATATGTTTTTTCAATTCATCTAAAAATTGGGGTGGGGGAGAAAAATGGCATTTTGAAACTGCTAAAATTTTGTGGGAAAAAGGATATGAAATAATAGTTTTAGGAAATATAAATAGTGAGTTAATAAAAAGATGTAGGGAAGTTGGGATAGAGGTAAAAGAAATAAAGATATCAAATAAAAGCTTTTTAAATCTGTTAACTGTATATAAAGTGTGTAAATTCTTTTATCAAGAAAAAATATCGACTGTAATAGCAAACTTACCAATTGATATGAAAATATTGTCAATAAGTGGTTTATTTGTTAAAATAGATAAAAAGATTTACAGAAGAGGAAGTGCAATTCCAATAAAAAAAAATTTTTTTAATAAACTGTGTCTTGGGAAATTAATTGATGAAATAATTGTTAATTCTTATGAAACCAAAAATACAGTTATAAAAAATATGAAATTAAGTATGCTAGATGACAAAATAACAGTTATACACAATTATTTTGATTTTGAAATATACGAAAATGAACTTTATGAAGAAATTCAAATAAAAAGAGAAAATAAATTAATAATTGGTAACTTAGCAAGGTTGTCTAAGCAAAAAGGTCAGAGTAATTTTATAGAAATAGCTAAATATTTGAAAAATAAAAATATAAAATTTAAAATATATTTGGCAGGAATTGGTGAATTAGAAGATGAGTTAAGTAAACAAATTAAACATGAAAAATTAGAAAATGAAATTGTCTTATTAGGATTTATAAAGAATGTAAAATTATTTTTAGAAAAAATCGATGTTTTTGCATTTACATCAGTATGGGAAGGTTTTGGTTATTCTTTAGTTGAAGCAATGTATTCTAATAAACCAATAGTTGCCTATGATATAAGTAGCAATCCAGAAGTTTTAGAAGGTTATTTGGGAGCTAAGTTAGTAAAGATTTATGATAATAAAAATTTTGCAGAGCAAATATTAGAAGTGAATGAGATGAAAGAAAAATTGAAAAATAAAAAAATAGGAGAAGAATTTGTCAAAAAAAAATTTGATAAAAAAAAAATTATTGATGAAATTATTGGAATTCTTTAA
- a CDS encoding glycosyltransferase family 2 protein translates to MKLSVGLITFNEEKNIARTLDSVLEIANEIVIVDSGSTDKTLEIARKYNAAIFSEEWKGYGRQKNSVIAKCNGEWILLIDADEEISKELKNKIKIVINDEKSGSVYKPNFTAVCFGKKIRYGGWSNHYRVRLFKKGIGKYNDREVHEKFITNEKPEILQEEIFHHTYEDLEDYFVKFNRYTTESAIQYKKQNKKKNFILFYLDSIFKFFKMYILKAGFLDGYEGYLLAKLASFYVFAKYAKLKEKNK, encoded by the coding sequence ATGAAGTTATCAGTGGGTTTAATTACTTTTAATGAGGAAAAAAACATAGCAAGAACTTTGGATTCTGTATTAGAAATAGCAAATGAGATAGTAATAGTGGATAGCGGAAGTACTGATAAGACGCTGGAAATTGCCCGGAAATATAATGCAGCTATATTTTCTGAAGAATGGAAAGGGTATGGAAGACAAAAAAACTCGGTTATAGCTAAATGTAATGGAGAATGGATACTTTTAATAGATGCAGATGAAGAAATATCGAAAGAATTAAAAAATAAAATAAAAATAGTAATAAATGACGAAAAGAGTGGCAGTGTATACAAACCTAATTTTACTGCAGTATGTTTTGGAAAAAAAATAAGGTATGGAGGCTGGAGTAATCACTATCGTGTAAGACTGTTCAAAAAGGGAATTGGAAAATATAATGACAGAGAAGTACATGAAAAATTTATTACAAATGAAAAACCAGAAATTTTGCAAGAAGAAATATTTCATCATACATATGAAGATCTTGAAGATTATTTTGTAAAATTTAACAGATATACTACAGAATCAGCAATACAATATAAAAAACAAAATAAAAAAAAGAATTTTATATTGTTTTATCTAGATTCTATTTTTAAATTTTTTAAGATGTATATATTAAAAGCCGGTTTTTTAGATGGATATGAAGGATATCTATTGGCTAAACTTGCATCATTTTATGTTTTTGCAAAGTATGCAAAATTAAAGGAGAAAAACAAATGA
- a CDS encoding glycosyltransferase family 9 protein, producing MTNFLFFFITLYIKPKGDKDKILITEFDGIGDIIVNQKLIDLIIKKHGRENVIFLVRNNTSELIDLLSYKYETYEDECHMKIIKLFKVYKKLCKYNFKELYFLEFHQRYDVNKLKHSDKENKINFLKKFNFDKVYGYKNGMYKSWNKEFHTILIDPEYDQIIDKVYNYASKIESNLKKVDLIPELPIKTSEKNYITVGVGTTDLNRMCSPKKLAEFLEYLIISDKNVKIYLLGHGKRDREYSQKLVEILGKDNLTNYVNKLNLGESTKMIADSKLYIGFDSGLYNISYGLRKKLLVFFWKN from the coding sequence ATGACTAATTTTTTATTCTTCTTTATTACTTTGTATATAAAGCCAAAAGGAGATAAAGATAAAATTCTTATTACTGAATTTGATGGAATAGGTGATATAATAGTAAATCAGAAGTTAATTGATTTGATAATAAAAAAGCACGGCAGGGAAAATGTCATCTTTCTGGTAAGAAATAATACCTCAGAATTGATAGATTTATTAAGCTATAAGTATGAAACTTATGAAGATGAATGTCACATGAAGATAATAAAATTATTTAAAGTGTATAAAAAATTATGTAAATATAATTTTAAAGAACTGTATTTTTTAGAATTTCACCAAAGATATGATGTTAATAAGCTGAAGCATTCAGATAAAGAAAATAAAATTAATTTCTTAAAAAAATTCAATTTTGATAAAGTATATGGCTATAAAAATGGAATGTATAAAAGCTGGAATAAAGAATTTCATACGATACTTATAGATCCTGAATATGATCAAATAATTGATAAAGTATATAATTATGCAAGCAAAATAGAGAGTAATTTAAAAAAAGTAGATTTGATTCCAGAACTGCCGATAAAAACATCTGAAAAAAATTATATAACAGTAGGAGTAGGAACTACAGATTTAAATAGAATGTGCTCTCCGAAAAAACTAGCAGAATTTTTAGAATATCTAATAATATCAGATAAAAATGTAAAAATATATCTCTTGGGTCATGGTAAAAGAGATAGGGAATATTCACAAAAATTGGTAGAAATACTTGGTAAAGATAATCTTACAAATTATGTAAATAAATTAAATCTGGGAGAAAGTACGAAAATGATAGCAGATTCAAAATTATACATAGGTTTTGATTCAGGACTTTATAATATTTCATATGGCTTAAGAAAAAAATTATTGGTATTTTTTTGGAAGAACTAA
- a CDS encoding O-antigen ligase family protein — protein sequence MKKEKICNHLIILQNIVILLYPYLLSKRGNSSRVSATFFLVILFLIYVILTKNKIIFNKHIAIGGIGYMLFMTISMFILKSDFSYEKFKMYERTIVYLLFGFSMTQVEIDRRTYKYILIFFSLLSFFPIYRGLSEWHDNNFSSTIRLFGDNWPTKFPVELGIFLLISMVILLYKYKLWIKIIAGLSIILGYIVILGTQTRIMIILIPLIFLIAVVINKNRKIFVLSCSIIILGLIIFYGTLNSYFQRFDNRNSDGEFSSSIRVLIYERSLELTKRSNFLGIGYHNFQAYSLRVPPDFSEYVHFEPDNLTYKKEIPLNNDTLIIYAYTTDNSHNNILDILLTQGILSLLFYVYMFFNIFFELIKRYKNDDFKEYKQYFLLGLIVIIYVWINGLTEVTIYMEKVNQTMFFILGFALNKNINITGEKV from the coding sequence ATGAAAAAAGAAAAAATCTGTAATCATTTAATAATATTACAAAATATAGTAATATTATTGTATCCGTATTTATTAAGTAAAAGAGGAAACTCATCAAGAGTTTCTGCAACTTTTTTTTTAGTGATTCTTTTCTTGATATATGTAATTCTTACAAAAAATAAAATAATTTTTAATAAACATATAGCTATTGGTGGTATTGGATATATGCTTTTTATGACAATAAGTATGTTTATATTAAAAAGTGATTTTAGTTATGAAAAATTCAAAATGTATGAAAGAACGATTGTTTATTTGTTGTTTGGTTTCTCTATGACACAAGTAGAAATTGATAGGAGAACTTATAAATATATCTTGATATTTTTTTCGCTTCTTTCTTTTTTTCCGATATATAGAGGATTAAGTGAGTGGCATGATAATAATTTTTCTTCAACGATAAGATTATTTGGTGATAATTGGCCAACGAAATTTCCTGTAGAACTTGGAATTTTTTTATTGATATCGATGGTAATATTATTGTATAAGTATAAGCTATGGATAAAAATAATTGCAGGACTTTCAATAATTTTAGGTTATATTGTAATTTTAGGTACACAAACTAGAATAATGATAATTTTAATTCCTCTGATTTTTTTGATTGCTGTAGTTATAAATAAAAATAGGAAAATTTTTGTATTATCGTGTTCTATCATAATTTTAGGTCTGATTATTTTTTATGGGACTTTAAATTCATATTTTCAAAGATTTGATAATAGAAATTCTGATGGGGAGTTCTCAAGCAGTATAAGAGTTTTGATATATGAAAGAAGTTTGGAATTAACTAAAAGAAGTAATTTTTTAGGAATAGGATATCATAATTTTCAAGCTTACTCTCTAAGGGTACCCCCAGATTTTTCAGAATACGTACATTTTGAACCGGATAATTTAACTTATAAGAAAGAAATCCCACTGAATAATGATACTTTGATAATTTATGCATATACCACTGATAATTCACATAATAATATCCTAGATATTTTATTAACTCAGGGAATTTTAAGCCTTTTATTCTACGTTTATATGTTTTTTAATATTTTCTTTGAATTGATAAAGAGATATAAAAATGATGATTTTAAAGAGTATAAACAATACTTTTTATTGGGATTGATAGTTATAATATATGTGTGGATTAATGGACTAACAGAAGTAACGATTTACATGGAAAAAGTTAATCAAACAATGTTTTTTATTTTAGGATTTGCATTAAATAAAAACATAAATATTACAGGAGAAAAAGTTTGA
- a CDS encoding glycosyltransferase produces MKKHILFLSGGLKIGGVERVLIEYLNNIDREKYKITLFLMSDFGKEAVLRDELNEEIEVKYIKPLELLEEKKKLQQNKKNIFRKLKYSKFLKNEKKYSYKNFSKNLAEISKVDIIIDFDRSFMKYTKYMRNIPKFIWIHSSVIELDKCKEINIKKFDRYLRNYNKIVAICSEMSEEIRDLYPLLSKKLAVLYNPFDFDRIIKKSFDRNELNNDEKKMMNDNYLIAVSRIEKISKDIPTLINAYNILQKNGLTEKLYIIGDGDEKLEIERMIKEMKLEESVYLLGAKKNPFIWIKNSKLFVHSSKFEGLSTVLIEAMILEKLIVSSLCKTGVKEILDNGNCGLFFEVGNETEFAEQMIKILNDEELQNKFKENMKEKVKEFKKENIITKFCELLESIWE; encoded by the coding sequence TTGAAAAAACATATATTATTTTTAAGTGGTGGTTTGAAAATTGGAGGAGTGGAAAGAGTACTTATAGAGTATTTAAATAATATTGATAGAGAAAAATATAAGATTACACTTTTTTTAATGTCTGATTTTGGAAAAGAAGCTGTGTTAAGGGATGAATTAAATGAAGAGATAGAAGTAAAATATATTAAACCATTAGAATTACTTGAAGAGAAGAAGAAACTTCAGCAAAATAAGAAAAATATATTTCGTAAATTGAAATATTCTAAATTTTTAAAAAATGAAAAAAAATATTCATATAAAAATTTTAGTAAAAACCTTGCAGAAATATCAAAAGTTGATATTATTATAGATTTTGACAGAAGTTTTATGAAGTATACAAAATATATGAGGAATATTCCTAAATTTATTTGGATACACTCTTCTGTAATTGAACTTGACAAATGTAAAGAAATAAATATAAAAAAATTTGATAGATATTTAAGGAATTACAACAAAATAGTGGCTATTTGTAGTGAAATGTCAGAAGAAATCAGAGACCTATATCCCTTGTTATCAAAAAAATTAGCTGTTTTATATAATCCATTTGATTTTGATAGAATAATAAAGAAATCTTTTGATAGAAATGAATTGAATAATGATGAAAAAAAAATGATGAATGATAATTATCTAATTGCTGTGTCTAGAATAGAAAAAATATCAAAAGATATACCTACTTTAATTAATGCGTATAACATATTACAAAAAAATGGACTTACTGAAAAATTATATATTATAGGTGATGGAGATGAAAAATTAGAAATAGAAAGGATGATAAAAGAAATGAAACTTGAAGAGAGTGTTTATTTATTGGGAGCTAAAAAAAATCCTTTTATTTGGATAAAAAATTCTAAATTATTTGTTCACTCATCTAAATTTGAAGGCTTGTCTACTGTGCTGATAGAAGCTATGATATTGGAAAAGTTGATAGTTTCATCTCTTTGTAAAACTGGGGTAAAAGAAATATTAGATAATGGCAATTGTGGATTATTTTTTGAAGTTGGAAATGAAACTGAATTTGCAGAACAAATGATAAAAATTCTGAATGATGAAGAACTACAAAATAAATTTAAAGAGAATATGAAAGAAAAAGTGAAAGAATTTAAAAAAGAAAATATAATAACAAAATTTTGTGAACTATTAGAAAGTATTTGGGAGTAA
- a CDS encoding glycosyltransferase family 9 protein, translating into MYRIARAKIKEFQRRIGKNVLDKKKIKADLKFENIKKILFIRYDGKIGDYIVSSFIYREIKKQRPDIQIDIVGINKNEQLFNKNKHVDNFYKLKKTKYRYMIPLTLKLRKQKYDILIDPTEVLKNKDLFFIRQIDARVNFGYAKENYKLFNKNIPKNDKHIVDIYKMILEKLEFKNIDSRYDIPEDEKSNEKINRFFTENLVERSIVVNLFGAKRKTKFTCEKSLELLNYVLKRKSDYKIILLYSPADTEILSKILATIDNKNLLFYSESKTIFDSIAILKRAELIISPDTSIVHIADGLNKKIIAFYTSSPNDFIKWKISDQNKIIRVNDVNDVEMNFLD; encoded by the coding sequence ATGTATAGAATAGCAAGAGCAAAAATAAAAGAGTTTCAAAGAAGAATTGGAAAAAATGTTCTGGATAAGAAAAAAATTAAAGCAGATCTTAAATTTGAAAATATAAAGAAAATTTTATTTATTAGGTATGACGGGAAAATCGGTGATTATATAGTAAGTTCATTTATTTACAGGGAAATAAAAAAACAAAGGCCAGATATTCAGATAGATATAGTAGGAATAAATAAAAATGAGCAATTATTCAACAAAAACAAACATGTAGATAATTTTTATAAGTTAAAAAAGACAAAATACAGATATATGATTCCTTTAACTTTAAAACTAAGGAAGCAGAAATACGATATATTGATAGACCCCACAGAAGTCTTAAAAAATAAGGACTTATTTTTTATAAGACAGATTGACGCCAGAGTAAATTTTGGGTATGCAAAAGAAAATTATAAGTTATTTAATAAAAATATTCCCAAAAATGATAAGCATATAGTGGATATTTATAAAATGATTTTAGAAAAATTAGAGTTCAAAAATATTGATAGCAGGTATGACATACCAGAAGATGAAAAATCAAATGAAAAGATAAATAGATTTTTTACTGAAAACTTAGTAGAGAGATCAATTGTGGTAAATTTATTTGGTGCGAAAAGAAAAACTAAATTTACATGTGAAAAATCATTGGAACTATTAAACTATGTTTTAAAGCGAAAGTCGGATTATAAAATAATATTGCTTTATTCTCCTGCTGATACAGAAATTTTGAGTAAAATACTGGCGACAATTGATAATAAAAATTTACTGTTTTATAGTGAATCAAAAACTATTTTTGATAGTATAGCAATATTAAAAAGAGCTGAATTAATTATTTCGCCGGATACGTCAATTGTTCATATAGCAGATGGTTTAAACAAAAAAATAATTGCATTTTATACAAGCAGTCCGAATGATTTTATAAAATGGAAGATCAGTGATCAGAATAAGATAATTAGAGTTAATGATGTAAATGATGTGGAAATGAATTTTTTAGATTGA
- a CDS encoding polysaccharide deacetylase family protein: MLLILIIVLILGLLLFFNKKGVPCIMYHNVSYEKGITPEEFEEQMMLLQKYKTFKLEELDRMGNKFPENTVLVTFDDGYADNYTNAFPLLKKYNIKATIFLNTAYINNDPFYMNWDQIREMYKSGLVDFQLHTHSHFTVVKRVEVQGFFEVGDKNKRELNREMKNIYRTNEVREGYPVFKKRGETAIRGYKVTDEFMNKYDELLGKYRDMDREKKEKILKEEIERNLKHFIVEYTEEEYNLRVENEIIKNQNFIKKNLGKDSDYFANPWGHKSKELLLILKKLGIKGMITTKKGTNYLKPNIYKIRRYETKSMKQFKKLLFINNNYILGKIYELIS; encoded by the coding sequence ATGTTATTAATATTAATTATAGTTTTGATATTGGGATTATTATTGTTTTTCAACAAAAAAGGAGTTCCGTGTATAATGTATCATAATGTAAGTTATGAAAAAGGGATTACACCGGAAGAATTTGAAGAACAAATGATGCTGCTGCAAAAGTATAAGACCTTTAAACTGGAAGAATTAGACAGGATGGGAAATAAATTTCCTGAAAATACTGTTTTAGTTACTTTTGATGACGGGTATGCAGATAATTATACAAATGCTTTTCCATTATTAAAAAAATATAATATAAAAGCAACTATTTTTTTGAATACAGCATATATAAATAACGATCCTTTTTATATGAATTGGGATCAGATACGAGAGATGTATAAGAGTGGTTTAGTTGATTTTCAACTGCATACACACTCACATTTTACTGTAGTGAAAAGAGTGGAAGTTCAAGGATTTTTTGAAGTCGGTGACAAAAATAAACGTGAGTTAAACAGAGAAATGAAAAATATCTATAGAACAAACGAAGTTAGAGAAGGATATCCTGTATTTAAAAAAAGAGGTGAAACCGCTATAAGAGGATATAAAGTAACTGATGAGTTTATGAATAAATATGATGAGTTACTGGGAAAATACAGAGATATGGACAGAGAGAAGAAAGAAAAAATATTAAAAGAAGAAATAGAAAGGAATCTAAAACATTTTATAGTTGAGTATACAGAAGAAGAATATAATTTAAGAGTAGAAAATGAGATAATAAAAAACCAAAATTTTATAAAAAAAAATCTTGGGAAAGATAGTGATTATTTTGCAAATCCATGGGGACATAAATCAAAAGAGTTACTTTTGATATTAAAAAAATTAGGAATTAAGGGAATGATAACTACCAAAAAAGGAACTAATTATTTGAAGCCGAATATTTATAAAATAAGAAGATATGAAACAAAATCAATGAAGCAGTTTAAAAAGTTATTATTTATAAATAATAATTATATTCTTGGTAAAATTTATGAATTGATTTCATGA
- a CDS encoding acyltransferase, with the protein MKENFLLDLIKIRLKNKIKLDNKNNNKINFFKNLNIKKNSIEISGKNNELEIRSNVELKNVVIKLNGKNNKIVIKENSKLKDTDIIVNEKNNKIIISENIKIYKSYFFINGENSKIFVGKDTTIEGAKLNSQENNNEIFIGENCMFSYNVEVRNTDSHPIFDFQNKLINNGQKVIIKDRVWLSEGVTVLKGVVIENDCIVGAKSLVTKSIDKSNSLSAGIPAKIIKEKVKWRRFFDNKEIK; encoded by the coding sequence ATGAAAGAGAATTTTTTATTAGATTTAATAAAAATTAGATTGAAAAATAAAATTAAATTGGATAATAAAAATAATAATAAAATAAATTTTTTCAAAAATTTAAATATAAAAAAAAATTCAATAGAAATAAGCGGTAAAAACAATGAATTGGAAATTAGATCAAATGTGGAACTGAAAAATGTGGTGATAAAATTAAATGGTAAGAACAATAAAATAGTAATAAAAGAAAATTCAAAGTTAAAAGATACTGATATTATTGTAAATGAAAAAAATAATAAAATAATAATATCTGAGAATATAAAAATTTATAAGTCTTATTTTTTCATTAATGGAGAAAATAGTAAGATTTTTGTGGGAAAAGATACGACAATTGAAGGAGCCAAATTAAACAGTCAAGAAAATAATAATGAGATTTTTATAGGGGAAAATTGTATGTTTTCATATAATGTAGAAGTGAGGAATACAGACAGTCATCCAATATTTGATTTTCAAAATAAATTAATAAATAATGGACAAAAAGTTATTATTAAAGACAGAGTGTGGCTTAGTGAAGGAGTTACAGTTTTGAAAGGTGTAGTTATAGAAAATGATTGTATAGTAGGGGCAAAAAGTCTTGTGACTAAAAGCATTGATAAGTCCAATTCATTATCCGCAGGAATACCTGCTAAAATAATTAAAGAAAAAGTCAAGTGGAGAAGATTTTTTGACAATAAGGAGATTAAATAA
- a CDS encoding DUF2164 family protein, protein MKKEDEIFRLDKKTEAKLIEEIKKFFKEVRDEEISDFEGTLVLDFFREKIASEFYNIGVSAAYRRLHEISEDILSILKY, encoded by the coding sequence ATGAAAAAAGAAGATGAAATATTCAGACTTGATAAAAAAACAGAGGCAAAATTAATCGAAGAGATAAAGAAATTTTTTAAAGAAGTACGTGATGAGGAAATAAGTGATTTTGAAGGAACACTGGTGCTCGATTTTTTTCGTGAGAAAATTGCATCTGAGTTTTATAATATAGGTGTTTCTGCTGCTTATAGAAGACTGCATGAAATTTCAGAGGATATTTTGAGTATTTTGAAGTATTAA